One part of the Denticeps clupeoides chromosome 8, fDenClu1.1, whole genome shotgun sequence genome encodes these proteins:
- the pcbd1 gene encoding pterin-4-alpha-carbinolamine dehydratase, protein MNCSCLHWQVSVSGTEAGAVRISVAQTTASTMAGKIQILSPEQREQWLSTLHNGGQWVEVVGRDAIYKEFIFKDFNQAFGFMSRVALQAEKMDHHPEWFNVYNKVQITLSTHECGGLSQRDIDLANFIDQMSVF, encoded by the exons ATGAATTGCAGCTGCCTGCACTGGCAGGTCTCAGTCAGCGGAACCGAGGCAGGAGCAGTGAGGATCTCGGTGGCCCAGACAACAGCTTCAACCATG gcTGGTAAAATTCAGATCTTGAGTCCTGAGCAGAGAGAACAATGGCTTTCAACACTGCATAATGGTGGACAGTGGGTGGAGGTGGTTGGCAGAGATGCCATCTACAAGGAGTTCATCTTTAAAGACTTCAACCAG GCTTTTGGCTTCATGTCTCGAGTAGCACTGCAGGCTGAGAAGATGgatcatcaccctgagtggttTAATGTCTACAACAAG GTCCAGATCACTCTGAGCACACACGAATGTGGGGGACTGTCGCAACGTGACATCGATTTGGCAAACTTCATAGACCAGATGTCTGTTTTCTGA
- the sgpl1 gene encoding sphingosine-1-phosphate lyase 1 isoform X1, protein MDMDYWGALDVYKEMILLYVEEGRRRANSACAGLEPWQIITATVLSTLGAVWVKGFLFQQESLTSRMKKQCFRLVRKIPFVGSTIQAQLNKALDHMSVSLCTLKEGMSYAKHLPAQGLSQKQVLECIREYQSLTEVDWEKGRVSGAVYWGDETLTQLLVKVYGDFAWTNPLHPDLFPGVRKMEAEVVRMTCNLFNGGPESCGTVTSGGTESILMACKAYRDMAYERGIKHPEIIAPLSVHAAFEKAAHYFGMKLIHVPLDKKTMKVDVKAMKRAISRNTAMLVCSAPGFPHGAMDPIEEVGKLAEKYNIPLHVDACLGGFLIVFMDKAKLALAPFDFRVKGVTSISADTHKYGYAPKGSSVVLYRNKTYRHYQFFVAPDWQGGIYASPSVAGSRPGGIIAACWATMMYMGENGYVETTRKIIQTSRTIEAGIRKVEGVYVLGKPEVSVVAIASDVFDIFRLSNALTSKGWNLNTLQFPSSIHICVTVLHTKPGVAEQFISDVKEQVAIIMKNPKEKTTGMGAIYGMAQSIPDRSMVKEVSCGFLDCLYSTEAPKAHNNHMNGKAH, encoded by the exons ATGGACATGGACTACTGG GGGGCCTTGGATGTGTACAAGGAGATGATCCTCCTCTACGTGGAGGAAGGGCGCCGCCGGGCCAACTCTGCGTGCGCCGGCCTGGAGCCGTGGCAGATCATCACAGCCACGGTTCTATCCACTCTGGGTGCTGTTTGGGTCAAAGGGTTTCTGTTTCAGCAAGAGA GTCTGACGTCAAGAATGAAGAAGCAGTGCTTCAGACTCGTCAGGAAAataccgtttgttggctcaact ATCCAGGCGCAGCTGAACAAGGCTCTGGATCACATGTCTGTCAGTCTGTGCACGTTGAAAGAGGGTATGAGCTACGCCAAGCACCTTCCAGCCCAAGGCCTCAGCCAGAAGCAGGTCCTGGAATGCATCCGAGAGTACCAGTCTCTGA CTGAAGTTGACTGGGAGAAAGGCCGGGTGTCTGGTGCCGTGTACTGGGGGGACGAGACGCTCACACAGCTCCTGGTCAAG GTGTATGGCGACTTTGCCTGGACTAATCCTCTCCACCCGGATCTCTTTCCTGGAGTTCGCAAGATGGAGGCAGAGGTGGTGCGCATGACATGCAATCTCTTCAATGGCGGACCGGAGTCATGTGGCACA GTGACATCAGGAGGAACCGAGAGCATTCTGATGGCCTGCAAGGCATACAGGGATATGGCCTATGAAAGGGGGATCAAGCACCCTGAAAT cATTGCGCCCCTCAGTGTGCACGCCGCCTTTGAAAAGGCAGCACATTACTTTGGGATGAAGCTCATCCATGTACCTTTGGATAAGAAGACCATGAAAGTAGATGTTAAG GCTATGAAGCGGGCCATCAGTAGGAACACAGCCATGCTGGTTTGCTCTGCTCCTGGGTTTCCCCACGGAGCAATGGACCCCATTGAGGAAGTTGGAAAG CTTGCTGAAAAGTACAACATCCCCTTGCACGTGGATGCCTGTCTGGGTGGATTCCTGATCGTCTTCATGGATAAAGCAAAATTAGCACTTGCGCCATTTGACTTCCGTGTCAAAGGGGTGACCAGCATTTCAGCAGACACGCATAAG TATGGCTATGCCCCAAAAGGCTCATCAGTGGTGCTCTACAGAAACAAGACCTATCGCCATTACCAGTTCTTCGTTGCCCCCGATTGGCAGGGGGGTATCTATGCGTCCCCGTCTGTGGCTGGCTCCAGACCCGGGGGCATCATCGCTGCTTGTTGGGCCACCATGATGTACATGGGTGAGAATGGCTATGTAGAAACCACCAGGAAGATCATTCAGACTTCACGCACTATTGAAGCAGG GATCCGTAAAGTAGAGGGCGTCTATGTATTAGGGAAGCCTGAGGTGTCTGTGGTGGCGATAGCGTCAGATGTCTTCGACATCTTCCGCTTGTCCAATGCTCTTACATCAAAGGGATGGAATCTGAACACCCTGCAGTTCCCATCCAG CATTCACATCTGTGTCACAGTGCTGCACACCAAGCCTGGGGTCGCTGAGCAGTTCATCAGCGATGTGAAGGAGCAGGTGGCCATCATCATGAAGAATCCAAAGGAGAAAACCACAGGGATG GGAGCAATCTACGGCATGGCCCAGTCCATCCCTGACCGGTCGATGGTGAAGGAGGTCTCTTGTGGTTTTCTGGACTGCCTTTACAGCACAGAGGCTCCCAAAGCCCACAACAACCATATGAACGGCAAAGCCCACTGA
- the sgpl1 gene encoding sphingosine-1-phosphate lyase 1 isoform X2 has product MDMDYWIQAQLNKALDHMSVSLCTLKEGMSYAKHLPAQGLSQKQVLECIREYQSLTEVDWEKGRVSGAVYWGDETLTQLLVKVYGDFAWTNPLHPDLFPGVRKMEAEVVRMTCNLFNGGPESCGTVTSGGTESILMACKAYRDMAYERGIKHPEIIAPLSVHAAFEKAAHYFGMKLIHVPLDKKTMKVDVKAMKRAISRNTAMLVCSAPGFPHGAMDPIEEVGKLAEKYNIPLHVDACLGGFLIVFMDKAKLALAPFDFRVKGVTSISADTHKYGYAPKGSSVVLYRNKTYRHYQFFVAPDWQGGIYASPSVAGSRPGGIIAACWATMMYMGENGYVETTRKIIQTSRTIEAGIRKVEGVYVLGKPEVSVVAIASDVFDIFRLSNALTSKGWNLNTLQFPSSIHICVTVLHTKPGVAEQFISDVKEQVAIIMKNPKEKTTGMGAIYGMAQSIPDRSMVKEVSCGFLDCLYSTEAPKAHNNHMNGKAH; this is encoded by the exons ATGGACATGGACTACTGG ATCCAGGCGCAGCTGAACAAGGCTCTGGATCACATGTCTGTCAGTCTGTGCACGTTGAAAGAGGGTATGAGCTACGCCAAGCACCTTCCAGCCCAAGGCCTCAGCCAGAAGCAGGTCCTGGAATGCATCCGAGAGTACCAGTCTCTGA CTGAAGTTGACTGGGAGAAAGGCCGGGTGTCTGGTGCCGTGTACTGGGGGGACGAGACGCTCACACAGCTCCTGGTCAAG GTGTATGGCGACTTTGCCTGGACTAATCCTCTCCACCCGGATCTCTTTCCTGGAGTTCGCAAGATGGAGGCAGAGGTGGTGCGCATGACATGCAATCTCTTCAATGGCGGACCGGAGTCATGTGGCACA GTGACATCAGGAGGAACCGAGAGCATTCTGATGGCCTGCAAGGCATACAGGGATATGGCCTATGAAAGGGGGATCAAGCACCCTGAAAT cATTGCGCCCCTCAGTGTGCACGCCGCCTTTGAAAAGGCAGCACATTACTTTGGGATGAAGCTCATCCATGTACCTTTGGATAAGAAGACCATGAAAGTAGATGTTAAG GCTATGAAGCGGGCCATCAGTAGGAACACAGCCATGCTGGTTTGCTCTGCTCCTGGGTTTCCCCACGGAGCAATGGACCCCATTGAGGAAGTTGGAAAG CTTGCTGAAAAGTACAACATCCCCTTGCACGTGGATGCCTGTCTGGGTGGATTCCTGATCGTCTTCATGGATAAAGCAAAATTAGCACTTGCGCCATTTGACTTCCGTGTCAAAGGGGTGACCAGCATTTCAGCAGACACGCATAAG TATGGCTATGCCCCAAAAGGCTCATCAGTGGTGCTCTACAGAAACAAGACCTATCGCCATTACCAGTTCTTCGTTGCCCCCGATTGGCAGGGGGGTATCTATGCGTCCCCGTCTGTGGCTGGCTCCAGACCCGGGGGCATCATCGCTGCTTGTTGGGCCACCATGATGTACATGGGTGAGAATGGCTATGTAGAAACCACCAGGAAGATCATTCAGACTTCACGCACTATTGAAGCAGG GATCCGTAAAGTAGAGGGCGTCTATGTATTAGGGAAGCCTGAGGTGTCTGTGGTGGCGATAGCGTCAGATGTCTTCGACATCTTCCGCTTGTCCAATGCTCTTACATCAAAGGGATGGAATCTGAACACCCTGCAGTTCCCATCCAG CATTCACATCTGTGTCACAGTGCTGCACACCAAGCCTGGGGTCGCTGAGCAGTTCATCAGCGATGTGAAGGAGCAGGTGGCCATCATCATGAAGAATCCAAAGGAGAAAACCACAGGGATG GGAGCAATCTACGGCATGGCCCAGTCCATCCCTGACCGGTCGATGGTGAAGGAGGTCTCTTGTGGTTTTCTGGACTGCCTTTACAGCACAGAGGCTCCCAAAGCCCACAACAACCATATGAACGGCAAAGCCCACTGA